A window of Phyllopteryx taeniolatus isolate TA_2022b chromosome 19, UOR_Ptae_1.2, whole genome shotgun sequence contains these coding sequences:
- the LOC133469323 gene encoding zinc finger protein 665-like: MDEGSSEKPGPSLPFPALRLLVPPIRLVSAAIWQTIEHKIVLDYGLLEEFVFMVTEIVPQLLSTRQRAELILGLRARLILELCRSEETANIQTIQPHLDRMQSLQSLWKVETGNEAPDISESHFMTLARNLLRNSEERKNFFQDIFPGDFGPTYDKAIQTLMWLFLSRLEKLIPSQSLQQIASLLSDSSSVLRQCMESFTASQGLRIVLDTHKDLTQLEHVDSCEVDSGILSALCFPPAERDVIINQQAGTDPETGVVYTDCTEMEVESVNKMPFSEANVQKPWVGIGHEEKPDVVTKAVPESTGADDCEMEDHHDNLSETLIIGEDGKVTVLDSLVKTPNRRGRKKKRLDDEDFQMPASARDPDCDLLKRPVRKNRGLKMKRLLSQWRKSGRTPATSSSNSSPKSFSSSLVSPKGNDLDERTCNVCGKVVSHAKFLERHMSQHTEELTYSCAVCQRSYKNFRFLQQHKCQSVTKETDAQKENTETAGEEDDKSSILICEPDNEALPADNTADDPDYTPGEEKRSSKELGQKSPEDAKNILDGPFYCPHCSVEFKCKQTFRFHLRNICYNEQQVDPDQPEDVRHCFRCNECDKAFKYKSTLDSHKQTHNPLYCEVCMKLVRDSEALAMHKESHTPFQCNQCEDNFPVFKALHKHYIDVHNPTEPFTCTHCQTTFASLKRFIRHEWKHTGYQPFQCPHCSKRFRSYSDLVEHQKKHTKAYPFLCWECGKKFRHGVTLTRHVERVHQSGELVSDKALPTFACGQCGKSFTSRRCLLKHDNFHHKGMRFPCEHCGKGFFGKDALVRHTLIHTGERPFKCDDCDKSFRSSAELKIHRRYHTGERPFKCEICEKGFVQSCFLTLHMRTHTGERPYVCTVCSKAFSSLHGLKRHRRLVHA; this comes from the exons ATGGACGAAGGTTCCTCCGAGAAGCCCG GTCCATCTCTCCCCTTCCCCGCTCTGCGCCTTCTGGTTCCACCAATTCGCCTGGTCTCTGCAGCCATCTGGCAGACGATAGAGCACAAGATTGTATTGGATTATGGACTGCTTGAAGAGTTTGTGTTTATGGTTACTGAAATTGTTCCTCAACTCCTTTCAACCAGGCAACGCGCGGAACTAATTTTGGGTCTGCGTGCACGG CTCATCTTGGAGCTTTGCCGCTCTGAGGAAACTGCTAACATCCAGACCATTCAGCCGCACCTTGACCGTATGCAAAGCCTGCAATCACTGTGGAAAGTAGAG ACTGGTAATGAAGCACCAGACATTTCAGAATCTCATTTTATGACCCTCGCAAGAAATTTGCTGAGAAATTCTGAGGagagaaaaaacttttttcaa GACATTTTTCCTGGAGACTTTGGTCCCACATATGACAAAGCAATCCAGACATTGATGTGGCTTTTTCTGTCCAGGCTCGAAAAGCTTATTCCAAGCCAGTCTCTCCAACAG ATTGCATCTTTGCTAAGTGATTCCTCTTCAGTTCTGAGACAGTGTATGGAGTCTTTTACTGCGTCTCAGGGGCTCAGAATTGTGTTGGACACGCACAAAGACCTCACCCAGTTGGAGCATGTTG ACTCTTGTGAGGTTGATAGTGGCATCTTATCCGCACTATGTTTTCCTCCTGCGGAAAGAGATGTAATCATCAATCAGCAAGCAGGAACAGACCCAGAGACTGGTGTGGTTTATACAGACTGTACAGAGATGGAGGTCGAGTCAGTCAACAAAATGCCATTTTCAGAAGCAAACGTGCAAAAACCATGGGTGGGAATTGGCCACGAAGAGAAGCCAGACGTTGTTACAAAGGCCGTTCCAGAAAGTACAGGTGCCGATGATTGTGAAATGGAAGACCACCATGACAACCTATCCGAAACTCTGATCATTGGGGAGGATGGCAAGGTGACGGTGCTTGATAGCTTAGTAAAGACTCCTAATAGACGTGGGAGAAAAAAGAAGCGTCTTGATGATGAAGATTTTCAAATGCCAGCAAGTGCAAGGGATCCAGACTGTGATTTGCTGAAAAGACCAGTGCGAAAGAATCGCGGACTCAAGATGAAACGGCTCCTGTCACAGTGGAGGAAATCTGGAAGGACACCAGCCACCAGCAGTAGCAACAGTAGTCCAAAAAGCTTTTCGAGCTCTCTTGTGTCACCCAAAGGCAATGACTTGGACGAGAGAACGTGCAACGTGTGTGGCAAGGTGGTTAGCCATGCCAAATTCTTGGAACGCCACATGAGTCAACACACGGAAGAGCTGACTTACTCATGTGCAGTGTGTCAAAGAAGTTACAAGAACTTCCGCTTCTTACAGCAACATAAATGCCAAAGTGTGACGAAAGAGACCGACGCCCAGAAAGAGAACACAGAGACTGCGGGAGAAGAGGATGATAAGTCATCCATCCTTATTTGTGAGCCAGACAATGAAGCCCTGCCTGCAGACAACACTGCAGACGACCCTGATTACACACCCGGTGAAGAAAAGAGGTCTTCCAAAGAATTGGGACAGAAAAGCCCAGAGGATGCTAAAAATATCCTTGATGGTCCATTCTATTGTCCCCACTGCAGTGTGGAGTTCAAGTGCAAGCAGACGTTTAGGTTTCATTTAAGAAACATCTGTTACAACGAGCAACAGGTAGATCCGGATCAACCCGAAGATGTTAGGCATTGTTTCCGGTGCAATGAATGCGACAAGGCCTTCAAGTACAAATCAACCTTGGATTCCCACAAACAAACGCACAACCCACTGTACTGCGAGGTTTGCATGAAACTGGTGCGTGACTCTGAAGCGTTGGCCATGCATAAAGAGTCACACACGCCGTTTCAGTGCAACCAGTGTGAGGATAACTTCCCTGTGTTTAAGGCACTGCATAAGCACTACATAGATGTCCATAATCCCACAGAGCCTTTCACATGCACCCACTGCCAGACAACATTTGCCAGTTTGAAGCGTTTCATCAGACACGAGTGGAAACACACTGGCTACCAGCCATTCCAGTGCCCCCACTGCTCGAAAAGATTCCGATCCTACTCAGACCTTGTTGAGCACCAGAAGAAACACACTAAGGCTTATCCGTTCCTTTGCTGGGAATGTGGCAAGAAATTCCGACACGGTGTCACGCTGACGAGGCATGTTGAGCGTGTGCATCAGTCTGGCGAACTTGTCAGTGATAAAGCTTTACCAACGTTTGCCTGTGGTCAGTGCGGGAAAAGCTTCACCTCAAGGAGGTGCCTCCTGAAACATGATAACTTCCATCACAAAGGCATGCGCTTCCCCTGTGAGCATTGTGGAAAGGGTTTCTTCGGTAAAGATGCACTAGTGAGGCATACTTTGATCCACACGGGTGAAAGGCCTTTCAAATGTGATGACTGCGACAAGTCTTTCCGATCCTCTGCAGAACTTAAAATCCATCGCAGATACCATACCGGGGAAAGGCCGTTTAAGTGTGAAATCTGTGAAAAGGGTTTTGTCCAGTCCTGTTTTCTCACGCTACACATGCGAACCCATACTGGAGAGAGGCCGTATGTTTGCACTGTCTGTAGCAAAGCGTTTTCCAGTTTACACGGCCTAAAAAGACATCGCAGGCTT